A section of the Alkalihalobacillus sp. LMS39 genome encodes:
- a CDS encoding IS1182 family transposase encodes MFKHYTMNQIILPLDLEVKLQENDIAYAVNDLVEQIPDEAFASFLRETGNPAYHPRMMMKVILCAYTQSVFSGRKIEALLKDSVRMMWLAQGYEPSYRTINRFRVHQEVKELLRQCFVQFRCQLVQEKLIEEEAIFIDGTKIEANANKFTFVWRKAVEKYSANLVEKSNQMYDELLEKEIIPEIERENLDELSTEELVKVVKKLDDKVEEYDNQIEASKDVSERKQLRSERKIPKQYRKQFKNYVARKQKYQNDMAIFGERNSYSKSDHDATFMRMKDDYMKNGQLKAGYNVQIATEGQYTLAFDVFSNPTDTRTLIPFLDKIEESFFKLPPYIVADAGYGSEQNYVDVIEHRERIPLITYNMYRKEKKKKYKNNAFYTTNWDYNEKTDSYTCPNGKNLVFRYISNRKDKDGFTRTFKVYECEDCSSCPFRSQCTKAKEGYHRKIQYNEKWEQQKEYVRQQLSEEKTGEIYGRRKTDVEPVFGFLKANLHFTRLSVRGKEKVKNELGFAFLAVNLRKYIARSG; translated from the coding sequence ATGTTTAAACATTATACCATGAATCAAATCATTTTACCGCTAGATTTAGAAGTAAAACTTCAAGAAAATGATATTGCCTACGCCGTCAATGATCTCGTAGAACAGATTCCCGATGAAGCATTCGCTAGCTTTTTACGTGAAACGGGTAACCCTGCTTATCATCCACGGATGATGATGAAAGTGATTTTGTGTGCTTACACGCAATCTGTTTTCTCTGGTAGAAAGATCGAGGCATTACTCAAAGATAGTGTTCGTATGATGTGGCTAGCTCAAGGGTATGAACCGAGTTATCGTACCATCAATCGTTTCCGTGTCCATCAAGAAGTAAAGGAATTACTACGCCAGTGCTTCGTACAATTTCGTTGTCAGCTCGTACAAGAAAAATTGATTGAGGAGGAAGCGATTTTTATTGATGGAACGAAAATTGAAGCGAATGCCAATAAGTTTACGTTTGTTTGGCGAAAAGCGGTCGAAAAATACAGTGCCAATTTGGTGGAGAAGTCCAACCAAATGTATGATGAGTTGTTGGAAAAAGAAATTATTCCAGAAATCGAACGGGAAAACCTGGATGAACTATCTACGGAAGAACTCGTAAAAGTAGTGAAAAAGCTTGATGACAAGGTAGAGGAATATGATAACCAAATAGAAGCGAGTAAAGATGTAAGTGAACGAAAACAACTTCGTTCGGAACGCAAAATTCCAAAGCAGTATCGGAAACAGTTCAAGAATTATGTAGCTCGCAAACAAAAATATCAAAACGACATGGCCATATTCGGAGAGCGAAACAGTTACTCAAAATCGGATCATGATGCGACTTTTATGCGAATGAAAGATGATTATATGAAGAACGGCCAACTAAAAGCCGGTTATAATGTGCAAATTGCGACAGAAGGACAATACACGCTCGCTTTTGATGTATTCTCTAACCCGACCGATACACGCACACTAATCCCTTTTCTGGACAAAATCGAGGAAAGTTTCTTTAAGCTGCCCCCATATATTGTCGCTGACGCAGGCTATGGTAGTGAACAAAACTACGTAGATGTAATCGAACATCGAGAGCGTATCCCATTAATTACCTATAACATGTATCGTAAAGAGAAAAAGAAGAAATATAAGAATAACGCTTTCTACACCACCAATTGGGACTATAACGAGAAAACGGATTCTTACACATGCCCAAATGGAAAAAACTTGGTGTTCCGATACATCTCAAATCGAAAAGACAAAGATGGATTTACACGAACGTTTAAGGTCTATGAGTGTGAAGACTGTTCAAGTTGTCCATTCCGTTCCCAATGCACCAAGGCTAAAGAAGGCTATCATCGGAAAATACAGTACAACGAAAAATGGGAACAGCAAAAAGAATACGTAAGACAACAGCTTTCAGAAGAGAAAACGGGTGAAATCTACGGTAGGCGTAAAACCGATGTGGAACCAGTTTTCGGATTTTTGAAGGCTAATTTGCATTTCACTCGTCTGTCAGTGAGAGGCAAAGAGAAGGTGAAAAATGAATTAGGGTTTGCCTTCCTGGCGGTGAACTTGAGAAAGTACATTGCCAGGAGCGGCTAA
- the phnC gene encoding phosphonate ABC transporter ATP-binding protein — MIEFKDVSLVYPNGTQGLKNVNLKINQGEFVVIVGLSGAGKSTLIRSMNRLVTPTSGELRIEDDDILKYNQRKLRKLRTEVGMIFQNYNLVKRSTVMKNVISGRLGHTGTIKSLLNIFPKEDLALAYRSLERVNIAEKVYMRADQLSGGQQQRVAIARVLTQQPKVILADEPVASLDPPTSHQVMTYLRKVNKEDNITTIVNLHFIDMAMEYADRIIGMRAGEVVFDGPASEVSEQTFEEIYGRKIREDDLVGGQENE, encoded by the coding sequence ATGATTGAATTTAAAGATGTATCACTTGTTTATCCAAATGGTACACAAGGTTTAAAAAATGTAAACCTTAAAATAAATCAAGGGGAATTTGTCGTCATTGTTGGATTATCTGGTGCGGGGAAATCTACACTAATTCGCAGTATGAACCGACTTGTAACACCAACCTCTGGGGAATTACGAATTGAAGACGATGATATTTTAAAATATAATCAGCGTAAGTTACGGAAATTACGCACTGAAGTCGGAATGATTTTCCAAAACTATAATTTAGTCAAACGATCTACAGTAATGAAAAATGTTATTTCTGGTCGCTTAGGTCATACAGGAACGATAAAAAGCTTATTAAATATTTTCCCTAAAGAAGACTTAGCTTTGGCTTATCGTAGCCTTGAGCGTGTAAATATTGCTGAAAAAGTGTATATGCGTGCCGATCAATTAAGTGGTGGTCAGCAACAGCGGGTTGCCATTGCTCGTGTATTAACACAACAACCTAAAGTGATTTTAGCGGACGAACCAGTCGCAAGTCTTGATCCACCAACATCACATCAAGTGATGACCTACTTACGAAAAGTAAACAAAGAAGATAATATCACAACGATTGTTAATCTACACTTTATTGACATGGCAATGGAATATGCGGACCGAATTATTGGAATGCGTGCAGGTGAAGTCGTATTTGATGGTCCAGCAAGTGAAGTATCTGAGCAAACGTTTGAAGAAATATACGGTCGAAAAATTCGAGAGGATGACCTTGTAGGAGGTCAAGAAAATGAGTAA
- the phnE gene encoding phosphonate ABC transporter, permease protein PhnE: MSKPEIAGVVSTNAKLRMTVIFFAIVGVYAYTSWATESTPMDIIHGWGGFQRIMTDLFPPNWSYAPQVWEKLVETLHMAIIATTFAAIVSVPIFLLSAANLFPQSWIHQPIRFIMNVLRTIPDILLAIIFVGIFGVGVFPGIMALFIFSLGLLAKLMYETIEAIDMNPLDAIRASGGNTIQVIWYAVLPQVLPQFVSFSLYVFEVNVRASTVLGFVGAGGIGLLLQQQISFFNYPRVMTIIIIIFAAVVVIDYISNKIRERIV; the protein is encoded by the coding sequence ATGAGTAAACCAGAAATAGCTGGTGTTGTTTCAACTAATGCCAAACTTAGAATGACTGTTATTTTCTTTGCCATTGTTGGTGTTTATGCCTATACTTCATGGGCAACAGAATCAACACCAATGGACATCATTCACGGCTGGGGTGGTTTTCAACGAATTATGACCGACCTTTTCCCACCAAATTGGAGCTATGCACCACAAGTATGGGAAAAGCTAGTAGAAACGTTACATATGGCCATTATTGCAACAACTTTTGCAGCTATTGTGAGTGTACCTATCTTTTTGCTTTCTGCTGCAAATCTGTTTCCACAGTCATGGATTCACCAACCTATTCGTTTTATTATGAACGTATTACGTACAATTCCAGATATTTTGCTTGCGATTATTTTTGTTGGTATATTTGGTGTTGGTGTTTTCCCAGGGATTATGGCTTTATTCATATTCTCTTTAGGACTTCTTGCTAAACTGATGTATGAAACAATTGAAGCCATTGATATGAATCCATTGGATGCCATTCGAGCTTCGGGTGGAAATACGATTCAAGTTATTTGGTATGCTGTATTGCCACAAGTATTGCCACAATTCGTATCCTTTAGCTTGTATGTTTTTGAAGTAAATGTCCGTGCCTCAACGGTATTAGGTTTTGTCGGGGCTGGTGGTATCGGTTTATTACTTCAACAACAAATAAGTTTCTTCAACTATCCACGGGTCATGACAATTATTATTATTATATTTGCAGCTGTTGTTGTCATTGATTACATTAGTAATAAGATAAGGGAGAGAATTGTGTAA